The DNA region AGCAGCTATGACCATCTCCTGTAACACTGACGAGATGACATTTGATGAAGTGGTTGGAATATTACAAGCTCATGAGATGGAAGTGGCTGGTGTGTCTGGTGGAATGAAGGAAAAAGGAATTGCTCTTGCATCAGTTGAAAAGGAGCACATGGATGATAACGATCCTgtgagtcttctggtcagaaGGTTTGATAGAGCTCTACGAAAAGTGGAGAATAGGCAGAAGAAGTTTGGCCAAAGTAGGAAGACGTCTGAGCCAGAGAAGAACTACATGAAGAATGATCCTAAGTGCTATGAATGCAAGGGGTATGGTCACTTTCGAACTGAGTGTCCCAcagtgaaaagaagagagatcCAGTGTCATAACTGCAAGGTATATGGACACACTCAAGCTGAGTGCGAGTCGGATGGTAGGAGAAAGCCAGAAAAGTCCATGATAGGAATCAATGACAGCGAGTCCGACAGCGAAAGTGAAGAGGAAGTGAACAACTTTGTGGCGTTTCTAGGAATCGTGGAATGTGATTCAGGATCTGAGAGTGATGCTGAGCAAGAAAATGACTTAGATGAAAGCTGCAAGGAAGTTCGAGAGACGCTAGTGAAGCTGGGAACAGAGAATTTGGCCTTTGCTAAAGAGAAGGCACGACTGGAAGTTGAAGTACAAGTGTTGAAGGATGATCTCAACAGGGAAGCTGAGTTGGCCAAGGAAAGTGTGAATCTGATCAAAGAAAAATTGGTCCTGTCTAAGCAAGCGGACGAGCTCAGAGAAGAGTTACttgctgaaagaaagaaagcagcTGATCTTCAAGCTGAATTAGATCAGCAATATCGGAAGATTAAGATGCTCACGGGAACCAAGCAACTTGACAAGATTCTGAGCAGTGGAAGAACTGAAAACTCATTGATGGGACTTGGTTACACTGGAAGACAGAGCAGCTCAACAGGTACAACGCGCTTTGTGTCTGGAGGTTTTGTCCATGCTGAAGAAACTAAGACACAAACTACTCCAGCTCAGATTAGTGGATGTTTCTTCTGTGGGAAGTTTGGTCATTACAAGAGGTATTGCTACAAGTATCTGGAACGGGTCAAACAAGTATGGAGACAACACACGTTTTGGAGAATAGGGAAGACTTCTCGAGGCTGGATGAAGAAAACTGACTTGTATCCTAAGATAGTGACTGAGCCAAGAAGTACCGTACGATGTAACATGGCGCGAGTGTCAAGTGATTCTGAATCTGAGGAACCATGGTACTTCGACAGTGGATGTTCTAGACACATGACGGGAAACATTGAGTATCTAGACAAAGTGTCAAAGGTAAAAGGAGGAAAGGTAACCTTTGGAGATGGAGGCTGTGGTGTCATTCAAGGCAAAGGTACAACATGTAACTCAGAAGTACCTAAATTGGTGAATGTCTACTTTGTCAAAGGATTAAAGACTAATTTGATCAGCGTGAGTCAACTGTGTGATGACGGACTTACGGTGTGCTTCTCAGCAATTGATTGCCGTGCCATAAATCAACATGGTGTAACAGTACTACAAGGTGTGAGATCTGGCAATAACTGTTACATGTGGGAAAAGAAGGTTAAGTGCTTGTCAGCTCAAGAGAATATTGATCTATGGCATAGACGTTTGGGACATATGAACTTCAGGAATCTAACGAATCTAGTATGCAACGACTTGGTTCGAGGAGTACCCAAACTCAAGATCGATGACAAGATTGTGTGTGGTGCATGCAATGagggaaagcaagtcaagatacAACACAAAAAGGTACCGGATGTGCAGGCAAAGGCACCATTGGATCTAGTTCACATGGATCTCATGGGTCCTATGCAAACCGAGAGTATCGGAGGGAAGAAGTATGTGTTTGTACTAGTAGATGACTACACCAGGTTCACTTGGGTTCGGTTTCTCAGGGAAAAGTCAGAAGTGTCTGAGAGTTTCAAAATCTGGGCGCTTCAACTCATAAATGAAAAGGgaggaatcaagaagatacgCAGTGATCATGGTGGTGAGTTCGAGAATGAAGCCATGACTACTTTTCTTGAATCAAGAGGAATAGCTCACCAGTTTGCAGCACCTTGGACacctcagcagaatggagttGTTGAACGGAAGAATAGAACTCTACAGGAAATGGGGAGAGCAATGCTTCATGGTAATAAGATAGCCAAGAGGTTCTGGGCTGAAGCACTCAGCACAGCGTGTTACacaatcaaccgtgtgtatgtcaGAAAAGGGACAACAAAGACACCGTATGAGATGTGGACAGGCAAAACTCCTAATCTTAGTTACTTTCATGTTTTTGGATGCAGGTGCTACATACTGAATGACAAGGACTATCTTGGGAAGTTTGACTCAAGAAGTGATGAAGGATTCTTTCTGGGTTATGCACAGTCTAGTTCAGCATATCGAGTCTACAACAAGCGGACATAATCAATTAAAGAATCAGTGAATGTTGTATTTGATGATTTGTCTGTGGTTGTAGGTGATGACATGGgatcagatgaagaggaagaaggtggaTCATCCGTAGCTGCTACTGAAGTCATTGAGGAAGGTCCTATCGCAGATACAGTACCCCAACCAGTGATTCAGCAAGTTCATCGCAATCATTCGAAGTCTGATGTGATTGGAGGGATTGAAGAAGGACGAAAAACGCGTGGAAAGGTGATCAACTTTAAAGAAATGGTACAGTTCGCATGTTTCGTCTCATCAATGGAACCTAAGACACACACTGAAGCGCTACGTGATGAATATTGGATTGTCGCAATGGAGGAAGAACTTGAACAGTTCACCAGGAACAATGTGTGGGAACTTGTTGCTAGACCTAAAGGAGTAAACGTGGTTGGCACAAAGTGGATTTTCAAGAACAAGACTGATGAGCATGGAGAAGTAGTTCGTAACAAGGCAAGGCTTGTAgctcaaggatactcacagattgAAGGAGTAGACTTTGAAGAAACCTTTGCCCCAGTTGCAAGATTGGAATCCATTCGGTTGTTTCTAGGAATGGCGTGCATTCTGAACTTCAAagtgcatcaaatggatgtgaaaagtGCCTTCCTCAATGGAGTCCTTCAGGAGGAAGTCTATGTTGAGCAGCCAAAAGGATTTGAGGACCCAGTGCATCATGATTATGTGTACCGACTGAAGAAAGCACtatatgggttgaagcaagcaCCACGTGCATGGTATGAACGACTCACAAAGTTTCTGTTAGAAGCGGAGTACATCAGAGGGAGTATAGACAAGACGCTATTCTTCAAGGAAGTTGGAAAAGAGATAATCATTGTTcaaatctatgtggatgacattatctttGGGGGCACGTCACAGAAGCTGGTGGATGAGTTTGTTCAGAATATGActcaagagtttgagatgagcatGTGTGGTGAACTGAAGTACTTTCTTGGACTTCAAGTGTCTCAATCAGAGAAAGGTGTCTTCATCTCTCAAAGTGCATACGCTAACAGTTTCGTAAAACGATTTGGTATGGAGAACTCCAAAGTTTCTAAGACACCCATGAGTACATCACTGAAGCTGGCACgagatgaagaaggagaagatgtGGATGTCAAGCTCTATCGAGGGATGATTGGCAGTCTGTTGTACTTGACTGCGAGTCGACCAGATTTATCATTCAGTGTTGGTGTGTGTACACGATATCAagtgatacactaaaaatgaatccttgctactgccaagttaacagttgcaattgtagtacttgagattcaaatccagaggaccagtctacactctagttctatgagttctgaaatcaagctaagaagaagataatgatttggtttaaaaggtgacgtagagaacaagtaaaaagcacaagcagtaaattcaagttaaaaggggtcaatctaggatgaatgcgagtgatctcaatcacgaccgagcaactattcaggttcgatgcggttctatctagaactcggatcactcagctggaacactccactgtcgtggcagtgatcactttgcagatcgatctcaccacctaactgtcgttgggatgaggatcgattgcaagctttagagaacaggtccgatcagttcacaatgcaccttaacatctactttcgtgtggctaaggatgcagtgctcattcatacaggatctagcaacctattacacttttgatgcacagatttacttgggatcaaacgctagatgatcagtttaacgcaggcatgaaatgatgaatgaatgaagatttgctaaatgataacctatctatgctcagtcgcgaatgcactctatcaccctagattaacagtcgactactcaatcatgatgcagagaagaacaacagatgaaactgaaatactcatgatcagattaagaagaatAAAACTAGGGTTCAGGTTGTTCTTCGAATGAAGAGGTGAGCCGTCGCCCTTACAAAAAGCTTgaatccaaaagtatgaaacttgtcttgcaaaaactagcgtaagaaaatagaaaatagataggttgcgttttatatggaggcgccaatcagaagaaaagagattagggcaacagggcttcaattcccgaaataggagtttccatattcgtctggaacaatctccggatcactccgtctgcttatTCCGCTTGAGatagaacagtctcgggactgttctcttgagtgttcccCGCatgaatgctccaaaaggacttcttttcatcaggcaccttctcttctttcttctgctaactccagacctgtaaaaggtcaaaaaggactagactaacacgaattagtgacttgaaacaaatgaaaacatatatacaatgatgtgaaaaacaccatatatcaattcccccagacttagatccttgtttgtcctcgaacaaggcaagtaccaagaacagggagaaaggtttgaaagcgtgggaactcgcttattctcagcaaccatactcttaccacaaatctctgaaccatacaagctgtagattaggaccacacacacttactgagaaccccctgatcactgttcgaagatcggctccttactctacatctcaaacctgaaaaggcaacactttcgagacaaaactccttatgttcaattaagatcagcgtgagcttcttgtcacaggctctactcagagagaacgggctaggtatagaacatgctaacttttatggtggagttcaagagtgtttagggtttaccaagagcgggtgcaggatatcgcacaaaatggtcgtgagaggacggctccattgaggtccacagtccttactcatctctgctaatcggactgctctccgatagatcgatcataagactgctctgcgcgattcaacttccccttcagaacacttcactgaaaccaccattactttctcaacttccccagtggcatgcatcatagattctt from Raphanus sativus cultivar WK10039 chromosome 8, ASM80110v3, whole genome shotgun sequence includes:
- the LOC130499039 gene encoding uncharacterized protein LOC130499039 — translated: MDSYRELVISSKVIFEVGNYGFWKAHMKATIKGIDPLAWKAVESGWKSPVARAEDGTDVPKLEELWTDDENKMAKFNARALTVIHCSVARKQFELIQGCEAAKDAWDILQKHFEGTSKVQSSRKDMLATRFEELKMEENESKYKEKKLVKKFLRCLPSKFMAYKAAMTISCNTDEMTFDEVVGILQAHEMEVAGVSGGMKEKGIALASVEKEHMDDNDPVSLLVRRFDRALRKVENRQKKFGQSRKTSEPEKNYMKNDPKCYECKGYGHFRTECPTVKRREIQCHNCKVYGHTQAECESDGRRKPEKSMIGINDSESDSESEEEVNNFVAFLGIVECDSGSESDAEQENDLDESCKEVRETLVKLGTENLAFAKEKARLEVEVQVLKDDLNREAELAKESVNLIKEKLVLSKQADELREELLAERKKAADLQAELDQQYRKIKMLTGTKQLDKILSSGRTENSLMGLGYTGRQSSSTGTTRFVSGGFVHAEETKTQTTPAQISGCFFCGKFGHYKRYCYKYLERVKQVWRQHTFWRIGKTSRGWMKKTDLYPKIVTEPRSTVRCNMARVSSDSESEEPWYFDSGCSRHMTGNIEYLDKVSKVKGGKVTFGDGGCGVIQGKGTTCNSEVPKLVNVYFVKGLKTNLISVSQLCDDGLTVCFSAIDCRAINQHGVTVLQGVRSGNNCYMWEKKVKCLSAQENIDLWHRRLGHMNFRNLTNLVCNDLVRGVPKLKIDDKIVCGACNEGKQVKIQHKKVPDVQAKAPLDLVHMDLMGPMQTESIGGKKYVFVLVDDYTRFTWVRFLREKSEVSESFKIWALQLINEKGGIKKIRSDHGGEFENEAMTTFLESRGIAHQFAAPWTPQQNGVVERKNRTLQEMGRAMLHGNKIAKRFWAEALSTACYTINRVYVRKGTTKTPCYILNDKDYLGKFDSRSDEGFFLGDDMGSDEEEEGGSSVAATEVIEEGPIADTVPQPVIQQVHRNHSKSDVIGGIEEGRKTRGKVINFKEMVQFACFVSSMEPKTHTEALRDEYWIVAMEEELEQFTRNNVWELVARPKGVNVVGTKWIFKNKTDEHGEVVRNKARLVAQGYSQIEGVDFEETFAPVARLESIRLFLGMACILNFKVHQMDVKSAFLNGVLQEEVYVEQPKGFEDPVHHDYVYRLKKALYGLKQAPRAWYERLTKFLLEAEYIRGSIDKTLFFKEVGKEIIIVQIYVDDIIFGGTSQKLVDEFVQNMTQEFEMSMCGELKYFLGLQVSQSEKGVFISQSAYANSFVKRFGMENSKVSKTPMSTSLKLARDEEGEDVDVKLYRGMIGSLLYLTASRPDLSFSVGVCTRYQVIH